The genomic region CGAGGCGGTTGTGCGGCGGGCACGCTAATCCCATTTCGTCGACGTTGGTGTTACCCCCGTCGATCCAATCGCGTTCGGCGTGGTGGGCCTGACACCCATACGCGCCCACGGTGCACCCCGGTTTGGTGCAGCCCCCATCACGGGCGATGAGCATGATCCGCTGCGCGGGTGTGGCCACCCGCTTACCCCGGAAATGCGCGAGGGCGGAGCCGGTGGCGCCGTCGAACACCGCCAGATGATGGTTGGCGTGTGCGGCCATGCGCAACACATCGGAGATCGGCAGTTTGGTACCACCACCGGTGGTGGCCAACCCGGCCCGCGTCTCCAACTGGTCGAGGGTGACCCGAATGATCACCGTGACGGGCAGGCCGTTGAGCGTGCCGAGGTCGCCGCCCATCAACGCGATCCGCCCGATCGCCAACAACGCATCATGCTGGCGTTGAGCCAGGGTGCGGTGGTCGTTATCGATCTGGGCCTGAGTCGGGGTGCCGAACACACACGGTTGCGGATCGTCCGGGTTACACATGCCCGGGGCGGCCAGTTTCGCCAGCAGTGCCTCATAGGTGGCGTGCAGTTGCGGTGAGGCGACGATGGTCCAGGTGGTCATCCCGTCCGCACCCTGCTTACCGTGAGTCGCACTGCGGCGGCGGGCGCGTTCGGCGTCATCAGGGACTGGGCCGTCCTGATCGAGCCGGTACAGCAGCTCTTTGGCCTTTGAGGCCAGCTGGTCACAGTCCACCCCCAGGGCGGCGCGCACCAGGTCGGCCTCGACACGCTCCCGCGTCGCACCATCGACCCAGCCAGGCAACTTGTCGACCGTTTTACGAATCACCTCGACATGACCCGGGGTGAGTACCCCCAACGCCTGGGTGTCGGCGGTGATCGCCAACACCGGTGCCAATGCCTCCCCGGTGAGCGCCTGTCGGGGTGTCAGCATCTCGGTGTCGGCCAGGCGGCGGTTGGCCTCACTGCCGGTGATCCGGTAGCGGGCTTTGAGCACCTCTTTCCATGTGTGGGCGCCCAACGCGTTCGGGGTGGTTTCGGTCTGCAGCCGCGCCAGCATCGTCTGCTGTAGCGCGGGTAGTTGGCAGGCCACCATCTCCAAGTCATCGAGGGCGCCAAGAAGCTCGGTGTCAGTGGCGAGGGTCAGGTCGCAGCCGGCGACCGCGTCGACGGCCGCCCGCAGCCCCTTGATGGCCGCCTGCAGACCCGTACCTGACATAACTCGAACATACATTCGACCTCTGACAAATCAGGGGTCGACCCGCGAACGGACACCGCTAGCAAACTCTAAATGCTTGCCATCGCGCCACTCTCCGTATCTGCATGCTGAATGCAAGAGCACAGGAAGGAGCACGTGCGTGCCGTTCGAACCGGTGCAACGCCCGGCAGGCCTCAGCGATCTGGCCTACGACCAGCTTCGGTCCCGCATCCTCGACGGTCAGTTTCCGACCGGCCGCCGGACCAGCGTGGTCTCGATCGCCGAACAGCTGAAC from Mycolicibacterium phlei harbors:
- a CDS encoding HNH endonuclease signature motif containing protein, giving the protein MYVRVMSGTGLQAAIKGLRAAVDAVAGCDLTLATDTELLGALDDLEMVACQLPALQQTMLARLQTETTPNALGAHTWKEVLKARYRITGSEANRRLADTEMLTPRQALTGEALAPVLAITADTQALGVLTPGHVEVIRKTVDKLPGWVDGATRERVEADLVRAALGVDCDQLASKAKELLYRLDQDGPVPDDAERARRRSATHGKQGADGMTTWTIVASPQLHATYEALLAKLAAPGMCNPDDPQPCVFGTPTQAQIDNDHRTLAQRQHDALLAIGRIALMGGDLGTLNGLPVTVIIRVTLDQLETRAGLATTGGGTKLPISDVLRMAAHANHHLAVFDGATGSALAHFRGKRVATPAQRIMLIARDGGCTKPGCTVGAYGCQAHHAERDWIDGGNTNVDEMGLACPPHNRLVDTDNPAAWTTHMTPNHQVEWIPPDGLDNGQPRINTIHQPELLLADLTDRDDEDEEPDSGTPVPQSDSAQTEDPRTEPGGPAPPTNGAA